The following proteins are co-located in the Scomber scombrus chromosome 2, fScoSco1.1, whole genome shotgun sequence genome:
- the ndufb6 gene encoding NADH dehydrogenase [ubiquinone] 1 beta subcomplex subunit 6: protein MSGYTPDEQLRVNQLTKLRRQWLKDQELSPREPVLPAKAPGAVAKFWAGFLEPKSLWRLYTYKAYRGGVFTLTRLLIPAWIVHYYVKYHVTQKPFGIVELKPRLFPGDTILETGEVVPDLPETHGHH from the exons ATGTCTGGGTACACGCCAGACGAACAGCTCCGTGTGAATCAGCTCACCAAGCTCCGGAGGCAGTGGCTGAAGGACCAGGAGCTGAGCCCGAGGGAGCCCGTGCTACCAGCTAAAGCTCCCGGCGCTGTCGCTAAGTTCTGGGCAGGCTTCCTGGAGCCCAAGAGTCTGTGGAGGCTTTAC ACCTACAAAGCATACAGAGGTGGAGTTTTTACATTAACACGGCTGTTGATCCCTGCTTGGATTGTTCACTACTACGTGAAGTACCATGTTACC CAAAAGCCATTTGGTATTGTGGAGTTGAAGCCCAGGCTGTTCCCT GGTGACACCATTCTGGAGACAGGCGAAGTTGTTCCAGATCTTCCCGAGACCCACGGTCACCACtga
- the toporsa gene encoding topoisomerase I binding, arginine/serine-rich a, producing the protein MSAIKIALQQSKKRDRRKTSEAMSEDVSPDSKCPICLDIFNNISYLDLCLHKFCFRCIHEWSKNKAECPLCKQPFNSIYHSIKSEQDFKKYDLKPLDNGSFGSFEGVRFRYRTTLTGVHRQMQRRTSPPPDNGVMFEASTNLPQHRQDRYIRRMMIRLAAKRRAASEGRAVNNVREQEMVNFRRELYRRGVRVRNVRDGGRSRDTSAEFYRRNPACLHRLIPWLKRELVVLYGLHGSLVNIVQHIIMSRITRYDMEEGPIQEELRPFLQGRTEHFLHEFISFAKSPFNMEAYDQHAVYDCPAPSSNEDSSSNSSVIAISEDEENSVDLDPPGDSTSTLSHSVWDDETPGPSYSTTAEQSRTERLSVPDSDTDSSLEEETQAFGVSPQQISPHDQTDLTQGEVNNKECLSSDTDDCLIVGFVKPTADRTPELVQLSSDSDESASEDTKEVPHLPQHIRFTSLSPLASQSSDPGRSEYLEIDQYSQSDSKEGCRSVTSSRHKTSSKSERKNRDRHDTDRRYGNNSGSWERHWSKEIDHRRKRRSRSAERRHSSRSPVISQSSKERGYSYSGGRDFTYSKCDSKYKRRDNNFSYNSPPHSYQSYSHYSQERDESGLHYKERRSYYYSSRKYSDRHSYSRSRSHSRESYRQDRRHSRSRTNSSSRSPSSKRRPHHDKPGGKRKYKTRHLEEPSKNTLSSSHPEGDSSTTHTKHSKKSKEKHHKKSKERSRKGSRSLSVELVNEDNSCERSRRHHKKKKKHKKKSKRHKSHERTEKHSPTVITIDSDTDDFANDSITQASISNNLINNATDDPVDPTPLDSPLP; encoded by the coding sequence ATGTCAGCTATTAAGATCGCCCTGCAGCAGAGCAAGAAGAGGGACAGGCGGAAAACCTCTGAAgcaatgtctgaagatgtgtCCCCAGACTCCAAGTGTCCCATCTGTTTGGACATATTTAACAACATTTCATACCTGGACCTATGCCTGCACAAGTTCTGTTTCCGTTGTATTCACGAATGGTCCAAGAACAAAGCTGAGTGCCCTCTCTGCAAACAGCCATTTAATTCAATATATCACAGTATAAAGTCAGAGCAAGACTTTAAGAAGTATGACCTGAAGCCACTAGATAATGGCTCCTTTGGGTCTTTTGAGGGAGTGCGGTTTAGATACCGCACAACTCTTACTGGGGTACATCGACAGATGCAGAGAAggacctctcctcctccagacaATGGAGTCATGTTTGAAGCCTCAACAAACCTTCCCCAACATCGACAGGACCGTTACATCAGGCGCATGATGATTAGGTTGGCAGCCAAGAGGAGAGCTGCAAGTGAAGGCAGGGCAGTGAACAATGTCAGAGAGCAAGAAATGGTCAACTTCAGGAGGGAACTGTACCGAAGAGGCGTGAGGGTTAGGAATGTTCGGGATGGCGGCCGCTCTCGAGACACCTCGGCTGAGTTCTACCGAAGAAATCCTGCCTGCCTCCATAGACTTATCCCCTGGCTAAAAAGAGAACTTGTGGTGCTGTACGGGCTCCATGGCTCTTTGGTCAACATAGTTCAACATATCATTATGTCTCGCATTACACGTTATGATATGGAGGAGGGACCCATTCAGGAAGAGCTCAGGCCGTTCCTCCAGGGACGCACAGAGCATTTTCTGCATGAGTTTATCAGCTTTGCAAAGTCCCCTTTCAATATGGAAGCTTATGACCAGCATGCCGTCTATGACTGCCCAGCCCCTTCTTCCAATGAGGACAGCAGCTCCAACTCATCTGTAATAGCTATCTCAGAGGATGAGGAAAACTCTGTGGATTTGGACCCTCCAGGAGACTCCACTTCTACTCTGAGCCACTCTGTGTGGGATGATGAGACGCCTGGACCGTCATATTCTAcgacagcagagcagagcaggacagagaggcTGTCAGTTCCTGactcagacacagacagcagtctagaggaggagacacaaGCGTTTGGGGTTTCTCCACAGCAAATTAGTCCTCATGACCAAACAGACTTGACTCAGGGTGAAGTTAACAACAAGGAGTGTTTGTCCTCTGATACTGATGACTGTTTAATTGTGGGTTTTGTTAAGCCAACAGCTGATAGGACTCCTGAGCTGGTCCAGCTCTCCTCTGACTCTGATGAGTCTGCAAGTGAAGATACTAAAGAAGTGCCTCATCTACCTCAACACATCCGCTTCACCAGTCTCAGTCCTCTAGCTTCACAGAGTAGCGATCCTGGACGGTCAGAATATCTAGAAATTGACCAATATAGTCAGTCGGATTCAAAAGAAGGATGTAGATCTGTCACATCTAGCAGACACAAGACATCCAGTaagtcagagagaaaaaacagagatcGCCATGACACAGACAGAAGATATGGTAATAATAGTGGATCATGGGAGAGGCACTGGTCAAAGGAAATAGATCATAGGAGAAAGAGGAGGTCAAGAAGTGCAGAACGCAGACACTCTAGCAGGAGCCCAGTGATCTCTCAAAGTAGTAAAGAAAGAGGTTATTCTTACTCCGGCGGCAGAGATTTCACCTACTCAAAATGTGACAGCAAATATAAAAGAAGGGACAATAATTTTAGCTATAACTCGCCACCACACAGCTATCAGTCATATAGCCATTACAGCCAAGAAAGAGATGAGAGTGGGCTGCATTACAAAGAGAGACGGTCCTACTATTACAGTAGCCGAAAGTACTCTGATCGACACTCCTATTCTCGCTCCAGGAGCCACAGTAGGGAATCATACCGACAAGACCGGAGGCATTCTCGATCGAGGACTAATTCGAGCAGTCGCTCCCCCTCATCGAAAAGGAGGCCTCATCATGACAAGCCCGGTGGGAAGAGGAAATACAAAACTAGACATTTGGAGGAACCTTCCAAAAACACGCTTTCTAGCTCTCACCCTGAGGGCGACTCCTCGacaacacatacaaaacacagtaaaaagaGCAAAGAGAAGCATCATAAAAAGTCCAAGGAGAGGTCAAGGAAGGGTAGCAGGAGCCTCAGTGTGGAGCTAGTCAACGAGGACAATTCCTGTGAACGAAGCAGACGTCaccacaagaaaaagaagaaacacaagaagaaaagcaaaaggCACAAAAGCCACGAACGCACAGAGAAGCATTCACCCACTGTCATTACCATTGATAGTGACACTGATGATTTTGCTAATGACAGCATTACCCAGGCCAGTATCTCTAACAACCTCATCAATAATGCCACAGATGACCCAGTAGACCCCACCCCTCTGGACTCTCCACTGCCATAA
- the mtap gene encoding S-methyl-5'-thioadenosine phosphorylase, which produces MLSSPNCLQIARLNLKIFTSAPKESVAMASTTPIKIGIIGGSGLDDPDILEGRTERYVDTPYGKPSDALILGKIKNVECVLLARHGRQHTIMPSNVNYQANIWALKEEGCTHLLVTTACGSLREEIQPGDIVIIDQFIDRTTKRAQTLYDGQPTIPPGVSHIPMAEPFCNRTREVLVEVARSLGVKCHVRGTMLSIEGPRFSSRAESLMFRQWGADVINMTTVPEVVLAKEAGLCYASIAMATDYDCWKEHEEAVCVDNVMKTMKENANKASSILLTAIPQISQMDWAQTIKTLKSMAQSSVMLPKH; this is translated from the exons ATGTTGTCATCGCCAAATTGTCTTCAAATTGCTCgcttaaacttaaaaatattcacttctGCACCCAAGGAGAGCGTCGCCATGGCTTCCACGACACCCATAAAG ATTGGAATAATTGGCGGTTCGGGCCTTGATGATCCTGATATCTTGGAGGGAAGGACTGAGCGTTATGTTGATACACCGTATGGAAAG CCGTCAGATGCCCTGATACTGGGGAAGatcaaaaatgttgaatgtgtgCTCCTTGCAAG gCATGGAAGACAACACACCATAATGCCATCTAATGTGAACTACCAGGCCAACATCTGGGCACTGAAAGAAGAGGGCTGTACACATCTGCTGGTTACTACAGCATGTGGCTCACTTCGGGAGGAGATTCAGCCAGGAGACATTGTCATCATTGATCAGTTCATTGACCG GACTACCAAGAGGGCTCAGACACTGTATGACGGGCAGCCCACCATTCCTCCAGGTGTAAGTCACATTCCTATGGCTGAGCCTTTCTGCAACAGAACCAGAGAG GTTTTGGTGGAGGTGGCTCGGAGTCTCGGGGTCAAGTGCCATGTGAGAGGAACTATGCTGTCCATCGAGGGGCCTCGCTTTTCGTCGCGGGCAGAAAGTCTGATGTTCCGCCAGTGGGGTGCTGATGTCATCAACATGACCACCGTGCCCGAGGTGGTCCTCGCCAAGGAGGCCGGCTTGTGCTATGCCAGCatcgccatggcaacagacTACGACTGTTGGAAGGAACATGAGGAGGCG gTCTGTGTTGACAACGTAATGAAGACCATGAAGGAGAATGCCAACAAAGCTAGCAGTATCCTGCTAACTGCAATCCCCCAGATTAGTCAGATGGACTGGGCTCAGACAATAAAGACCTTGAAA TCAATGGCGCAATCCTCAGTAATGTTACCAAAACACTAA